TTTGCCACCATTAATGGGCAAAGTATTGATTATTTTTTGATTTATTTAGCCTTAAATTATTTAATTATTTTATTTAACATTATGATGTCGCCCTGTGACCCTCTTTGAGGTGCTGCGGTGTACATTTTATGTCCAAACTAGTGTTTCACGTGAAACAGTTGGACAGACGGATAGGAGCCTCCATGAGCAAGAGAGATTTTTACGAAATTTTAGGTGTCGACAAAAATGCAGACGAGCGCGAAATCAAAAGAGCGTATCGTAAGCTGGCGATGAAATACCATCCCGACCGTAATTCAGATGACCCAGAAGCAGAAGAAAAATTTAAAGAAGCCTCTATGGCTTATGAGGTATTGAGTGATAGTGACAAGCGCGCTGCTTATGACCGCATGGGACACGCTGCTTTCGAAAATGGCATGGGCGGTGGTGGTTTTGGCGGTGCTGGCGCTGGCAACTTCCAAGACATCTTTGGCGATATCTTCGGTAACTTTGGTGATATCTTTGGCCAATCACGCGGTGGCGGTCGTCAACGTCGTGGATCAGACTTACGCTACGTCATAGAGCTGACCTTAGAAGAAGCGGTACGCGGCTGCAAAAAAGAAATCAGCTTTACCGCACCAGCTCCTTGTGAAACCTGTGATGGTAAAGGCGCAAAAGACGCTTCAGATGTGGTCACTTGTAGCACTTGTGGCGGTCATGGCCAGGTACGTATGCAGCAAGGATTCTTTGCTGTACAGCAAACTTGTCCAGACTGTCATGGCTCAGGTAAGCAGATTAAAAACCCATGTCCAGACTGTCACGGCTCAGGTGTGAAAGACAAGTCACGCACACTAGAAGTGTCAATCCCAGCCGGTGTTGATGATGGGGATAGAGTGCGTCTGGCTGGTGAAGGGGAAGCTGGCGGTGCAGGGGTACAAAGCGGCGACTTATATGTCGAAGTACGCGTTAAAGAACACCCTGTATTTAAGCGCCAAGGTGCTGATTTATATATGGATGTACCAGTTAGCATCACTGATGCAGCCTTGGGTAAAGAGGTTGAAATTCCAACCTTAGATGGCAAAGTGAAGATCAAAGTGGCTGAAGGCACTCAAAGCGGCAAATTGCTACGTGTGCGTGGCAAAGGCGTGACTCCAGTGCGTACCACCATGAAAGGTGATTTAATCTGTCGCATCATGGTGGAAACGCCAGTGAACCTGACACGTGAGCAAAAAGATTTGCTACGTCAGTTCCAAGACACGTTAGATGGTGACATCAAACATCATCAATCACCTAAGAAAAAATCATTCTTTGAAAAACTAGGTGATTTATTTGACTAGTAATTGTTATTAAAATAACACTCAGTCGATAGCAATACAGTAAGCCCATAGGTCAGTGATATACCTATGGGCTTTTTTATGACTTAATCATTTGATGGCTTATTAATTTAAAAATAGGTTGTGATAACCGCTTAGCAGCTTCAAATTTAGGATGATGACGAATCGTGCTATTATTGCTTTTATTCAAAATAACAGCACTCAATAACATCGTTTAAAAACACCACTAACAACAATCACTATCATTCAATCTTAAGGAATATCCTCATGACACACTCTGATTCAGCGACCATCAACGTTGGTATTATTGGAGCAGGCGGCCGTATGGGACGCATGTTGATCGAAGCGGTTGATCACAACCCGCGTACTACTTTGACAGCAGCGATTGAGCGTAGTGGCTCTAGCTTGATTGGTGTTGATGCTGGAGAGCTGATTGGTCTTGGCAAAAATGGGGTCGCACTGAGCGATGACTTAGAGGCGCAGCTTAGAAACACAGATGTGTTGATTGACTTTAGCTTACCTGACTCTACTGAAAAAAATGTGCAATTGTGTGCTCAGCATAAAGTGGCCATGGTCATTGGTACTACTGGCTTATCCGAGGCCCAAGAGCAGGCATTGAATGATGCCAGTAAGCAAGTGCCTATCGTTTATGCTGGCAACTACTCAACCGGAGTCAATGTGTCATTAAAGCTGATTGAAATGGCCGCCAAAGCCTTTGGTGATACCGCAGATATTGAAGTGGTAGAGTCGCATCATAAGCACAAAGTAGATGCGCCTTCTGGTACCGCCTTTATGATGGCCAATGCCGCCGCCACTGCTCGTGGTCAGGACTTAAAGCAAGTGGCTATCTATGGTCGTGAAGGTCATACCGGTGAGCGTAAGCCTGGCAGCATTGGTATTCATGCCATTCGTGGCGGTGAGATTATCGGTGATCACAGTGTGATGTTGATTGCCGATGGTGAAATGGTTGAAATCAAACACCATGCCCGTGAGCGTATGACTTTCGCAGCCGGTGCGGTACGTGCCGCTGTATGGGCGGTTGAGCAATCTGCCGCACGTTATGACATGCAAGATGTGTTGGGCTTAAAGTAAGGGTGTCAATACATTGACTCTATAGCCATCAATGTCTATAGCAATCAATGACAGTGAGTCGCAGAGAAAGGAGGCTCTGTATCGTCGCGATAGCCAACGGATAATATGAAAAAGGAATTTCGATGACAGCAATCTATGGCATCATATTACTGATAGTGCCGATAATACTGATTGCGCTGGCACAGCGTTTTTATTGGTTAGATAAGATCGGTGTGGTGATATTGGCTTTTGTCAGTGGTCTGCTGTTTTCTGTGGGTTATCAACCGACAGATGCCTCGCTATCTACTGAGCTATTGGCGGTGAAAACTCAAGTGTCTGAAGTGGCCATCGCCGTTGCCATTCCGTTATTGCTATTTTCGATCAATATACCGGCATCGATTAGACTGGCAGGCAGTGCGGTGAAAGCCATGCTGTTGGCTTGTCTGGGGATGTGTCTGGCAACACTGGTGACCTCGTTAATGTTTCAACAGCAGGTAACCCACATCTGGCAAGCGGCAGGAATGATGGTCGGTGCTTATACTGGTGGCGGTCAAAACATCGGTGCAGTGAAGGCAGCCATCAATGCCGATCCGAGCTTGTTTGTTGATATGCTGACTTACGACATCATTATCTCGGCGCTGTATTTACTGTCAGCGATGACCATTTTAAAGCCGATAGCGAGCAAGTTTCTAACCCCGTTTGTAGAGGCTGATAAGCCAAAACAGGGTTTAACAACGCAGAAGCAGTCCCACTCTCAACAATTAAATGCTGAGTATACTGACACAAGCGCCGATGATTTTGACCATCTAACCGAGGATGGCGCTTCGATGTTTACCGCACTGACCCATCGATCGACCTTGGCCAAGCTTATTGTCGCTTTACTATTAGCTGCTGCTTGTATTGGTCTGTCACTGGCAGTATCTGAGTTATTCACCAGTCCCATGCAGTCGGCTATCACTATTATCTGCTTAACCACGCTTGGCGCAGCGTTGTCATTTATTCCAAGTATTCGCAAGCTAACCTTAAGTTATCCACTGGGCATGTTTTTTATTATCGTATTCTGCTTTGCTTCTGGCAGCATGGCGGATTTGTCAGTGGTGACTGAGATTAAGTGGGGTTTATTTGGTTATATCAGTAGCAGCTTACTGTTGGCGATTGTCTTGCATGGCCTGCTGTGCAAGCTGTTCAAAGTAGATGCAGATACCTTTGTGATTACCGGCTCGGCGGCGATCATGTCAGTGCCTTTTATTCCTATGATTGCCAGTAGTATCAATAACAAAGCATTGCTATTCCCTGGCATTGCGGCAGGTGTGATGGGATATGTCTTGGGTAATTATTTAGGCATTGCGATGGCGTATCTGGTGTTAGGCATGTTGTAGATAGATCAAGACTTAAGATGCTCAATATACGCGTATAAAAATAGCCTAGAGTTCAAAATGGCTCTAGGCTATTTATATTTAACCTATACAGGCTAAAGTGTAGCAAGCGTTAAGCTTGGTGGTTTAGGCCTTATTTTGCTGCATTTGTCTTTCACGCACTTTAAGGTATTTTTTGACCTTGTCGCGGGCACGAGTCTGTTTTAAACGTGACAAGTAGTCGACGAATAGCACCCCGTTTAAATGATCCATTTCGTGTTGGATACATACCGCAAGCAATCCTTCTGCCTCTTCGACAAAAGGTTTACCCTCGCCATCTAATGCTTCAATTTTAACTCGAGTTGGGCGCTCGACAGAGTCATACACGTCAGGCACTGATAAGCAGCCTTCTTCATACGGCTTTTTGTCTTCGACCAAAGGCGTTACCTTAGGGTTGATAAACACTCTTGGATTGTCGTTATTTTCAGACAGGTCCATCACGATTAACTGAATATGACGGTCAACCTGAGTCGCTGCCAGTCCAATACCTTTGGCGTCGTACATGGTTTCAATCATGTCTTCGATCAGCTGCTTAATCTCAGCATCTACGGTTTTTACAGGCTCGGCGATAGTGCGCAAGCGAGGGTCTGGATAACTTAAAATGGGTAAAATGGCCATAACAGATCACATTATTGGTTAATTTAGAATTTGAAAAATTTGTAATGATAGTTAAATGAGGGGTGTTTGCCAAAATATCAAGGTATTAGGCTCAAACCATACCGAATTTACAGCAATCAATTACTAGATAGCTATCTGTATAACTATCAATAAATTCAGTTTAACGGTTAGCAAACAATTAGGCGCAGAATAGCACAAAAAAAGCGGACGTGAATCAATCAGTCCGCTAGGGGCGTATTAAACCCATTTGTTGTATTTGAGAGTGATGTCTCTGCTAAGGTCAATCTACCTCATAACCTTATTTATATTGAGTACCGTTTAAGCAGAGGTTTTGCTGGTCAGTAGTTCGTAAACGAACAGTAAGATAACCGCACCAATCACTGAGAAGGCTAAGCGCATAAAGCCGCCATCAGCACTAATACCGATAACACCGGCTAAGAATCCGCCAACAAGCGCACCTGCGATACCAAGGATGATGGTCATAATCCATCCCATAGCATCATTACCAGGCTTAATGGCACGCGCTAATAGGCCCGCGATAAAACCAATAATAATTGTCCAAATCATTTGAATATATCCTTTTGATTTAATATTTAATTAAAAGCTAAGTTGTTTACTTATTCTATTTATGTCGTATATTTATTCATTCATATGTTAGTGTCATACACTGTCATAGAAGAAGGGCATGAGATGAGACATATGGCATATAAATTGCTACTTAAGAATTGTAGTCAATAAGCCCACCTAGTGATAAGCATGATTTGTTAAGTGTGTACAAGCTCTGTTAGTGTTGCTTATATCTTTATGTTGTGCAGGGCATTGAGTTAACTGTTTGTAACTATTGTATTAAATTTTGTTTTTAGCGCTGGTTAAATCAATTCAAACTTGATACAGCCTTTTGTTGTCCCTATGTTTGATGCTGGTTTGTGAGTTTGGCTTTCTGATGTAGGCATAAAGAGGTTTAATGTATGTATCAAGGGAGCTAATTAGGCATAAAAAAACAGGCCCTCTATACGATATAGAGAGCCTGCTAATAACATCAATGTTAACTTACAGCGGTACGGCTAAATGTTAGCCATTAATCGCCGCCAGTAGGCGTTGATGAATACCTTCAAATCCGCCGTTAGACATGATAATCACGGCATCATCTTTTGATGATTGACCTAACTGGGACACGATATAATCGATAATCTTCTGGGTGTCGTTCATTACATACTGAGTATTGTCGATGCCTTTGGCTTGCTCAATAACCTCAGTCAGGCCCCATTCTAGACCCGCAGGTTCATACCAAATGACTTCATCGGCCAGCTGTGCAGATGCGGCCAAATTATCTTTATGCACACCAAGTTTCATGGTGTTGCTACGTGGTTCAATGATAGCCCAGATTTTGTGATCTTTAAGCTTTTTCTTAGCGCCATCTAGGGTAGTGGTAATCGCAGTAGGGTGATGTGCAAAGTCATCGAAAATCTGCACTTGCGAGGTATTGCCGTTTTGGCTGTACTCGATATCTGCGATTTGTTCCATCCGGCGTTTGATGCCAGAGAAGTTAGATAATGCTTCACAGGCTTTGGCAACATCGATGCCGATATTGTATGCAGCAGCCACAGCGACCATCGCGTTTTCGACATTGTGACGGCCACTCATGCCCCAGTCAACTTCTGCGCTGGTGCTCTGACTGTCATCATCAGCATTAAAGTGGATACGGAATTGGCTGCCATCTTCTGATATCAGCTCTGCACGCCACTGGCTATCTGTGCTTGGAGAGTCTGAGATTTGAGTACGCCAAATCGGTGTCCAGCAGCCTTTATCAATGGTCGCCTCTAAACTTGGCGTATTGGCTGGCATGATGATTTGACCTTGGCTAGGAATCATGCGAATCATGTGATGGAACTGAGTTTGAATGGCATCTAAATCTTTGAAAATGTCAGCATGATCAAACTCTAGGTTGTTTAAAATAGCGGTACGCGGACGGTAGTGAACAAACTTAGAGCGTTTGTCAAAAAAGGCAGAGTCATACTCATCTGCTTCAATCACAAAGTAGCCACGTTCACCTTGTGCATTGGTATCAGAACCTAAGTAGCTACTGTGAGCAAAGGCCTTGGCCAAGTGCGCATCCTCAGTATCAACCAAAGGCACACCGCCAATTAAGAAGCCGGTATCGATACCACAATATTGTAGTATCCACGCCAACATAGTAGTGGTTGTGGTCTTACCATGAGTACCTGCAACTGCCAATACATGGCGGTGCTGTAGCACATGCTCAGATAAAAACTGCGGACCAGAGGTGTAGGGGATACCGGCATCGAGCATATACTCTACGGCCTCAATACCACGGGTCATGGCGTTACCAACGATGACCAAGTCAGGCGCAGGCTGTAGGTGGCTGGCATGGTAGCCCTCTTGAATTTCAACACCTGCACGTTGCAGCTGCGTTGACATCGGTGGATAAATACCGGTATCAGATCCTGTTACCGTATGACCTAGGTCACGAGCCAATAATGCCAATGAGCCCATAAAGGTGCCACAAATACCTAAAATATGAACGTGCATGAAACCTCTGATTTTATGTCAATATAATGAGAAATATAGATAATAAGAAAAATAACTAATCCGAGTAATCTAACTAATTTAAATAACGGATCGTCGGCTGTTAACCTAAGCGCTAGTTATGTCAAACGTCAGACGTCAAATGTATTAAGTTATTAAGCGCGCTGTTTAACAATACGCCAGAATAGGACCAGATTAATCAAAATTAATGCGCTAAAAAAGATCAGTCCTTGTTCTGGAATGGTCAATCCTAAAAACTTCCAACTGATTTCTGCACATTCTCCAGAACCTGCCAATACTTGATCGATGACCTGCTTCATCGGTAATGCTTCAAGCCAATAATCTAAGCCAGGACCACAAGCAGGCACTTGATCGGGTGGCAGATTTTGAATCCAAACATGGCGAGCTGCTACGCCCACTGACCACACAATACCAGCCATCGAGCCGATCCATAATATCAGTCTTGCAACTAACTTTTTCGGATTAAATACGGCAGAGATAAAGGCAAATGCGCCCATTACCATCAAGCCAACACGCTGGAAAATACATAAAGGGCAAGGCTCTAGGCCTTTATACATTTGCAAATAAAAAACAGCAAATGCCATTCCGACAACAGAAAAAAACACCAAAAGTAAATTTAAGGTGCGATAGGTCAGGATACGCTGCATGGGTTGCTCCTTGGCAACTTAGTAGAGTTATAGATTAAGAGGTTTAACAAACACAACAAATTGTTAATGTGTCTTTTTATAATCTATCTGTCTTGCTGTTTTTCTATATTTTTGTTGTTTTTCGTTAGTTAAATTATTGTTGCGCCAGTAACGGATAAGTTTATCAATACTACACGACGCTCTAGCAGGCGGTCATTGTGTCAATCTAATCAGCCAAGTTAGACAGCCAGTTTCAGCTAGATAGCTTATCTGATCTAAGCTAAGTTTAAATTAGCGATACTGCTGAATATAATCGTAGAAGCTTTGGGTATCGCTTTGCTCTAAGTCATGTTGTTGTATCCACGACTTTTCTGCAAGCACTTCATATTGCGCTTGTTTTTTCGGGCTTAGCGTATTACGCATAATGGTTTCACGATGTTGTAATGCCAACGCATGACCTAACTTCCAAGTGCTGCCGAGACGTTGGGTATCGGCCAATACTTGTGCGGATAAGGTGGCGTCAGGATAGACAGATTTACCCAGCATTAAGGTA
Above is a window of Psychrobacter sp. FDAARGOS_221 DNA encoding:
- the dapB gene encoding 4-hydroxy-tetrahydrodipicolinate reductase, which codes for MTHSDSATINVGIIGAGGRMGRMLIEAVDHNPRTTLTAAIERSGSSLIGVDAGELIGLGKNGVALSDDLEAQLRNTDVLIDFSLPDSTEKNVQLCAQHKVAMVIGTTGLSEAQEQALNDASKQVPIVYAGNYSTGVNVSLKLIEMAAKAFGDTADIEVVESHHKHKVDAPSGTAFMMANAAATARGQDLKQVAIYGREGHTGERKPGSIGIHAIRGGEIIGDHSVMLIADGEMVEIKHHARERMTFAAGAVRAAVWAVEQSAARYDMQDVLGLK
- the mpl gene encoding UDP-N-acetylmuramate:L-alanyl-gamma-D-glutamyl-meso-diaminopimelate ligase; the encoded protein is MHVHILGICGTFMGSLALLARDLGHTVTGSDTGIYPPMSTQLQRAGVEIQEGYHASHLQPAPDLVIVGNAMTRGIEAVEYMLDAGIPYTSGPQFLSEHVLQHRHVLAVAGTHGKTTTTTMLAWILQYCGIDTGFLIGGVPLVDTEDAHLAKAFAHSSYLGSDTNAQGERGYFVIEADEYDSAFFDKRSKFVHYRPRTAILNNLEFDHADIFKDLDAIQTQFHHMIRMIPSQGQIIMPANTPSLEATIDKGCWTPIWRTQISDSPSTDSQWRAELISEDGSQFRIHFNADDDSQSTSAEVDWGMSGRHNVENAMVAVAAAYNIGIDVAKACEALSNFSGIKRRMEQIADIEYSQNGNTSQVQIFDDFAHHPTAITTTLDGAKKKLKDHKIWAIIEPRSNTMKLGVHKDNLAASAQLADEVIWYEPAGLEWGLTEVIEQAKGIDNTQYVMNDTQKIIDYIVSQLGQSSKDDAVIIMSNGGFEGIHQRLLAAING
- a CDS encoding DUF819 family protein, which encodes MTAIYGIILLIVPIILIALAQRFYWLDKIGVVILAFVSGLLFSVGYQPTDASLSTELLAVKTQVSEVAIAVAIPLLLFSINIPASIRLAGSAVKAMLLACLGMCLATLVTSLMFQQQVTHIWQAAGMMVGAYTGGGQNIGAVKAAINADPSLFVDMLTYDIIISALYLLSAMTILKPIASKFLTPFVEADKPKQGLTTQKQSHSQQLNAEYTDTSADDFDHLTEDGASMFTALTHRSTLAKLIVALLLAAACIGLSLAVSELFTSPMQSAITIICLTTLGAALSFIPSIRKLTLSYPLGMFFIIVFCFASGSMADLSVVTEIKWGLFGYISSSLLLAIVLHGLLCKLFKVDADTFVITGSAAIMSVPFIPMIASSINNKALLFPGIAAGVMGYVLGNYLGIAMAYLVLGML
- the def gene encoding peptide deformylase, whose amino-acid sequence is MAILPILSYPDPRLRTIAEPVKTVDAEIKQLIEDMIETMYDAKGIGLAATQVDRHIQLIVMDLSENNDNPRVFINPKVTPLVEDKKPYEEGCLSVPDVYDSVERPTRVKIEALDGEGKPFVEEAEGLLAVCIQHEMDHLNGVLFVDYLSRLKQTRARDKVKKYLKVRERQMQQNKA
- a CDS encoding disulfide bond formation protein B, whose protein sequence is MQRILTYRTLNLLLVFFSVVGMAFAVFYLQMYKGLEPCPLCIFQRVGLMVMGAFAFISAVFNPKKLVARLILWIGSMAGIVWSVGVAARHVWIQNLPPDQVPACGPGLDYWLEALPMKQVIDQVLAGSGECAEISWKFLGLTIPEQGLIFFSALILINLVLFWRIVKQRA
- the dnaJ gene encoding molecular chaperone DnaJ — protein: MSKRDFYEILGVDKNADEREIKRAYRKLAMKYHPDRNSDDPEAEEKFKEASMAYEVLSDSDKRAAYDRMGHAAFENGMGGGGFGGAGAGNFQDIFGDIFGNFGDIFGQSRGGGRQRRGSDLRYVIELTLEEAVRGCKKEISFTAPAPCETCDGKGAKDASDVVTCSTCGGHGQVRMQQGFFAVQQTCPDCHGSGKQIKNPCPDCHGSGVKDKSRTLEVSIPAGVDDGDRVRLAGEGEAGGAGVQSGDLYVEVRVKEHPVFKRQGADLYMDVPVSITDAALGKEVEIPTLDGKVKIKVAEGTQSGKLLRVRGKGVTPVRTTMKGDLICRIMVETPVNLTREQKDLLRQFQDTLDGDIKHHQSPKKKSFFEKLGDLFD
- a CDS encoding GlsB/YeaQ/YmgE family stress response membrane protein, which codes for MIWTIIIGFIAGLLARAIKPGNDAMGWIMTIILGIAGALVGGFLAGVIGISADGGFMRLAFSVIGAVILLFVYELLTSKTSA